CatcaagaaaaaacatattCCAAGATTATATATGCCGAGGAAGAAATcagaatacaattttttttttcctcaatcTGTTCCAACACTCAGCTATACATACTCATAAATGCAAAAGACTCTGTCGTTGCTTGCAAATCAGTAAAAAAGGTTGACaattataaatttcaaatataaCCAGATCAAATGTAAATGGAGTCATTATCTGAACACCAACAGGATCAGGTTTCGAGCTACAATATGCAACTGTAATTGATAAAGCTTAACAAAACGGTCATAGTTAACAAATCAAAGATTATCTATAGAACCAAATCAAACTTCTGCTTGAAACAGGTATAGCAATATTTATGTAAATAAGATATAGCAATATTTCCAAAATTTTAGCTAATAGCTTGAAACTGCCATTCAAATATGACAGAGTAAATGTAAATGCCCAAAAAAATGTCACAATATAGTAAACAAGAAATTAAACTACCTTTCAATCTGCTTAATTAAATGTCAATCTGAAGATCAAAGCGCATACAATCAGAAAGTTTGGGATGAAATCTGATTAATTAGAGTTGATAAGTAGTTAAGAGTTGTTATAGAAGCTAGTTGGGTTGTTGAGTTTGTTATAGGGCTATTGTATAAGTAGGAGAATACAATGTAGAGTTTATCTTTATTGAATATTGTAACCATTTTTTAATAGAGTAGCAAGTCTATTTTGAAGGGGAAACCCTTGGAGGAGAGATTTCTCTCCTATTCTTTTCTACTTATCAATAAAAGTGTTCTTTCTTTGGAATCCAATTCTTGGGTTCCTAACAAAGTCATAATTCCAAGACATGCCATTCACCACATTAGATATCTATTTATCTAATCCATCCAACaattatttatatcaatatgCATGTAGAATTATGAATATGAACATGCAAAGGAATAAGTGAATGAAAAATACTGTAGTTTCTTCTTCTATAACCATTGTAAATGAATCTTTATCATCTTTAGCTGCTACCATAAGACAAGGCACCTGAAAGCCAGTATCTTCCCCGTGTCTAACGATTTTTAACAAGAGCTCATACGATGCCTTCCATGAAGACTCGTCAGACCTGAGATGAATAATTAGTCAGTTGAGCACTTCTATACAAGTAACATTTTTCTTGGAAACAGAGAAATAGCAATACAAAGTAGAATAGATATTGGAGAAAGGTGTAGAGTATATTATTGAATGTATTTGAACAGAAACTCAGGAAATTGATGGATTCCCTGCAAGGGCTATGCTCCTTCAGAGTGCATACGCTGCCTCTACCACAACAGGAAAAATAACTAAATGAATGACCAACTCATTCTCTCCCCTAATTCTTATAactaaaacagaaaaataactCAACTATTGGCCTCGGTAACATTGGACTGGAAACTCTCATTAGAAAATGTTACTAACTATTCTCATTAAACACATCTGGCAACATATCTTAAACTACTAACATTTTTCATTTAGCACTTCTCCATAGAATACCTCTCTCACTTTATTCTACGGCAATCTCATACGCACTATTCTCCCCGAAGTTCCCTCGTCGAGTTACACTCTTACTGTGCCACGTGTCCAGTGGTAACTCCCAACTCCCCCTTTTTTATTCCTCCTCTCATAAACTTTCCACGCCATAGGTTTGGATTAGGCATGCTGTAACTTCATATGCGAACCAGCCTCTTTTGCCATGGGTTTATCAAAAACTTATCCTTATAATACAGTAAAAAAGGTAATCCATAACTTCATCATATGCTAGTATAATGAAACTTTAATATCAGTGGTCACCTGTCATAAACAAAAATTGCAATGTCACATGAGGCCAAAGACTTCTTATTGGCTAGCAGCTTTGTGACTCCTCCTTCAGAAATCTCTCTCAGCAcaagatattttttgttttcctacAAACAAAATGATTAACCGTGAACTGGAAGATATAAATGCCAAGATATATATACAAATGAATACATCAAATGAAGACTTTGTGCCGGAAAAGGCGAAAGAAGTGAAATATCTTTCTGTCACAGTTAGAAGCTATTGTCGAAAATCAACCAAGTATCATTTACCCTAGAAATATCGACGATATTTACAGCAAAACGATCCTCGTTGGTTTCATTGTAAGCTTCAGAATATGGTCTGCAATATGAATTCAACGACAGTATGATgctaaataattaatgttttgttaCCAAGAATCTTCATGGTAACAACTAAAATACCTTCCaatgaatgaattcaacaaCGCAGATTTTCCGGCCTTCCGAGGCCCAAAAACGAAACCCTGCAACACATTTCTTTCCGAATGTTGTTTTTTGTAATCCATGTGTCTCCTCCTAGTCACATGGATAGCAGACGATGGATCACCGGGTAACCAATGTTTATAAGGCTCTCCACACTAAGGGTTGGGTTTAGAAGTGTCATGAGTGCCCACTGtccaaaaaacataaatattgtCAGAAGTCAAAGACATCCAAGTGTTCATTCGAAATGACTTCTGTATATGTGTcaatcatttaatatatatatatatatatatatatatatatatatatatatatatatcaatctgTTTTTATGTATGTGTTAGTCTGTTATTTGGAATTTGTTGTATGAAACTTATTATATAACTAGGACCGTTGTAAAGCATAAGTGTTTAAGGAAAAGCTACGGATAAGGGAGGAAAACAAGCTCCTCCAACTTCTTGATTTGTGTGTATGTCTCTGTTTcaacaaaattcaataattCTTATATTAGATTAGTCATAGCCACAGACCaaacatgaaatatatattataaaaatcaattgTGATGCAAATGAAATGATACACACACTGAAAAGATACACAGACCAGACATGCAGCCATACtctcaaaataatttcaaattgaGTGATAAAACTATCCATAGAAGCCCACCACTTTTCTACTtgcatttttcaacaaaatattagGAAGAAGGACTAGACACAAAGATAAAAGACTTGTGCACCTCTGATAAAAATGCATCTAATGATAGTTCTCCAAATATATTCCTTCCTACAGCATCCTTGTATGGATTTTCAATCCAGGGACTgcaattaaaaatcataaaatatcaaataacattgctaTGAGTTCAAATTGACATTCAGACTCGGGAAAGgcatacatataaaaaaatgtcataGCTGGACTTCGtaaaaaacaatgaagaagCAAAGTCACAAGTATATACCACATCCTTTGGAAAATTGCTATATGTGCATTTGAAAAATTGCTCAATATAGGAAAGGTCATTAGCAATCTACCTTTCCGGAGCAGTAGAAAACAGTTCTTCAAGTTCACGGGGTTGCAGCACCTTATCCTGGAGGAAGGAAAAGATATTATTAATTTGCAAATCGTATAACGATAAAGTCAGTTGAGATAACACCCAAAAATGATTGGGGACAAGCATGTCATACAAAATCaccatcaaattcatcaaatattGTCTCCAAGAAATCAATTGCTTCATCAGTCAATTCAACACTCTGGAGACATTAAATCCAATGAGAGTAGCATAAGTTCCATGTTGTCGACAAATTGAATACAAACATGTATAACATATAAAGAATATAATACATGATGCCACAATTTATCTCAAAAGAAAGACCTGATCAGGTGCGTTTCAAAGGTGGAAATAAATCATCAGAAAGCTTGATATCATAATTATATCCAAACTTCCTGAGTACGGTCCATG
Above is a genomic segment from Medicago truncatula cultivar Jemalong A17 chromosome 5, MtrunA17r5.0-ANR, whole genome shotgun sequence containing:
- the LOC11412337 gene encoding mitochondrial Rho GTPase 1, which translates into the protein MTFRPQMRDWQSTEQHRTSLTKSGTSIASDMIGSEADLSKVSVGLLNSVELTDEAIDFLETIFDEFDGDFDKVLQPRELEELFSTAPESPWIENPYKDAVGRNIFGELSLDAFLSEWALMTLLNPTLSVESLINIGYPGFVFGPRKAGKSALLNSFIGRPYSEAYNETNEDRFAVNIVDISRENKKYLVLREISEGGVTKLLANKKSLASCDIAIFVYDRSDESSWKASYELLLKIVRHGEDTGFQVPCLMVAAKDDKDSFTMVIEEETTVSQDMEVDAPIPISVKLGNFNNVFHRIVSAAEPPHLSIPETEAGKTHKPFHTVIDRSLKFVSAVVAVAFVVVVARKNVAARKNASG